CTACTCTTGTTCTTTTACTAAACTGTtttcaacctgcctctctctTCATTACTTGAATCCTTATATAGCCGGTCATCATGGTAGAAGATAACTGAGTTCACGGGCAAATCTTTGTTAGCTGTTCTCTGTTTATCTTGTCCTATTCGCCAGGCTTTGGGAAGACGTCGCTATCTCTCGCGTTACAGCTTTGTGCTCTTCGTGTTATATTCGTCGTGTGGGTGTCCTCGCGTTTGTCCCCTTTGTCGCATTGTATTCCTTCGCCTAATTTCTCTCTTCGCTTATACCGGTAATTATTTTAGTGAGGGAGAGCCTGTAGGTTATTCTTGTGCGATATTTtgcccctacattttgcctcttttttGTGATCTTTCAGTTACCATTCTTTGAAATATTAATGTGCAAGTCATTTTGAAAATTCACACATCAAATTCGGTTTTGTCTCTCTTTGTCAAATGCGCACACACAGACACATACGTAGAATGTTAAATTACATATAGTTTGTAACTCAAGAGGATATTTGTGCTTGTAAAGATTCAAATGCAGTGCTGGATGGCAGACTACTTAAACAGGTGCATTATGCCCACGGCATCCTCTGTGTAGCGAACACATCAAAGTATATGGATGATGAACCACAGAGCAAAGAATATTATTATTACATATCCAAACCACTACAACTGGTCAAATATATTAACCATAGTGGCCTCATGCTCCTCAAGGAAAATGCAACAAAACTATAAGAGAGGGACATACCAACCTATTTTCTTTATAACCAAGAAATCTTGAAATGTAAAAAGTCGTATCATCATCTTATATTAATGCAGAGTATAATGAAACTGATTAGTACAAATTAATTGGATACCACctaatattttcttgttttgttctttgatgAACGATTACTTATGAGTTACAATTACCATAATCAGCAGAGTACATAAAGATCTTATTTTACGCCAAGAGCTTAGAACGAAGTAAAACACAAATCCAACTATAATATAATCTTAAACCTATAAGCTAAATTTCTTATACAATCATGGAAATTAATTTGCAATGTCAAACTAAAATATCATTTCGAAAACATAGTTAATCGAATagataaaaataccaaaaaaaaaaaaatcttggaaagTATTTATAGCTTTGCCAGAAGCGGAATTGTGAATTTGGCAATCAGGGAACCTGGAAATTAATATGAACCTTTACAATTTCTATTAAGCAAAAGCACGTAACCTACGAACCGAGACtataaaagaaggaaaaaaaaagtagtgAGAGATAGAGACTGTCAATACATGAAATGAGGATCAAAACCACATATTGATTTCAAAAAAGATGATATTAAGAGCGAAGATCAAATGAAGTTAATTTCCTTTACCCCATGGGAAAGTTCAAGCTCAATCTAAAGGCATAACCAAACAACATTCAACCCGTCGGTTAATGCTATACGGATACAAATGTaaaaatatataagaaatatCGGATTATCGTTAAGTGACGGTGATAATCGAACTTCTTCTTTGACCTGATTGCTTCATTGGCCTCCCGTGAATCCTCGAACTGCAAAGAAAACAACGAAACCAACAAACATAAGAGAACATATAATTAAAATGAATATTTCAATTATTATTTTTGTGGAACCATCTATTTGGATCAATGAGTTGTATGGATAAGTACAAATAGGAAGgccaaaatttattttaaaatttctCCAGAAAATTGATTCCTAGATTATATAATTTGTTCAAATTTTGTCTAAGAAAAACTGAAAGTTAAGGGGGAAAGGGGGACTACGGGGCTACCACCTACTTTCTTCTCCGCCAAGGATATCAACTACATGAACTTGATAATTATTACTTCAACAACTACTTGTGAGATTGATTTCCCTgtattatacaaaaaaaaaactaaacagagaaaatgaaaatcaaataataaaattGAGACGATGTTGATATTATTCTCTTACCaccgataaaaaaaaagatatcaTTCTCTTACCGAAGCTGCAAACACATAAAAATCGATTGTACaaagaaaatataataaaaatataaaaaccaaAAGCAATGATAATTATCATCTGCATTACTAAGAAAGTTAATGGAATAAAAACATTTTAAATCACAATTGTGATATTACGTTGTTGATATGATTATCatgattaaaccaaaaaaaaatcactaCTTGATTATATCTTGATATTGTTTGAACGAAAACATGTACATGATTGAGGGGTTCGACCGTACCTGCACAACgaaaaacaatgaaaatagaTCAGAGGGAACCCAATGCAAAAAtgaaaaatcttaaaaaaaacgGGGAAAACAGGATCTGACATTTTCTTGGATGCTTTTATATATATAGGGAGACACACAACCCACAAATTCCATAAATACTTTTTTTTAGTAATGATATTAGTCAAAGAAATTTTGATAATTTTTGTATTTTGTTTGACGAAAAAAATATCGAACATCTATAGGACGTCAACGAATAGAAATGCTCTTTACATGTATTTACTTATTATATGAAAAATGCTTTATATAGAGACACCATATCCACAACTTCCATAAAATAAAGACTTTGCTATAAAAATAATATTGATCCATGTCTAAAAATATCAAAAGcttttatataataataataatatttattccaaaattcacagaaaagtaataatgaaaatatatattgtttattctttttgtatattattgtcaaaaataaataataaatgctAAATATTTGTGCTTTTTGTATATTAttgtcaaaaataaataataaatgctAAATATTCGTGCATGTCCAGGGACAGTAAttacttttttttccttttttttggaaTAAATAATACTAACAAAAATTATTGAAACTCGTTTTGCTATTCTTCTCATGATTTGTTTAGCTATTCTTCCAAcgatttttatatttttctatattttctttgatGATGATTGATGTTTATGGTTTTGGTTTTTCTTCTAATAATTTTGTTTTTCAACTGTTTGACAGGATTTTGCCGATTTTTCTGCAGAGGAAGTACACTTTGATCATCAACgggtatttttattttaagttttaatcaCTGATTATTTAAATTTGATGGATAATTTTCTATTTTCATCCAATATTAAAATTTGTTTAATTATTAGCAGCttgaaattgtaattaggaattaatTTAATTTTAAGAAGTGTAATTGGACATGGTTGTGGGACATtagactttttttctttttaatattccGATTGATTTAATTCTGTGATGATAATCACGATGCATAATTTAATAAACATGATttgatttaattatttatttgtatGTTTTAATGTTaggatttaattatgattttcaaatgatTTTGTTTGAATTTGTTTGGTAATGTATAGGATTTCTTAAGATTTAGttaatttaaaaaatatttttcttgaatATGATTGTCCAGAAAATATATTACAGCCCAAAAGATATTTTCAAAGACTTTTTTACCCGAATTTTTATAAAATTACCAAAATGAATTAAAATGGTGGGTCCAGAATTAACCAGAAGCTCCGGTCAATGAGAGCGTTccaaaaaactctatttttatatagagaattttaTTAAAGTGTTCAGTCTTTTTTGGCTAATGGATTTTCAGCGGATAGGGCATGCTATTCCGCAAAGTTCGCTCGATGATATGTATAATGTTTCCAAGCAGTTTTTTGATCTTCCTTTAGAAGAGAAGCAAAGGTACGCGTCATCTAAAGACGATGCTTTTTCTGACTTACATGGGATTGGGTGTGATTCGATTATAGCAAATATCGATGACGATCAGTTTTTCGACTGGTACTGACTATCTAAACCTCTTAATCGAACCAGCAGAAGAGTGAAAGCTCCGGTACTGGCCTGATGATGATTCTCCGCTGCATTTCAGGTATAACGTACACAAACAAAATGGAATATAAATTTCAATATTTCATACTTCGCAAATATAATGATTGTTAGTATTTGCATATGCTGATCACATGAGAACATTGAACGAATACAATGTTCAGGCAAGATCACTATCGGAGGTTATTTTAAAGGCAATGTCCAAATCACTAGGATTAGAAGAGAATGACTTGGTCCACCAGCTAGGTGATCGACAAATCGTGCATACACAGATTAACTTTTATCGTGCTTGTTCTAGACCAGATCTTGTTTACAGCATAAGACCTGTAGTTGCAGGATATCCTTCAACCACACCCTTAATGAAATCTAATATTAATTCAAGTGATCATCTTAAAttatcctacaaccacacccttaatGAAATCTAATATTAATTCAAGTGATCATCTTAAATTTCATACATTCAttcataaaatctttgatatgatTACAAGAATTGAGATAAATTTTAATttggagaacaaacaatctttctctctcctaaattccaaGTCTTAACTCTCAAAAGATCTCTCCCTAATACATAGATTCCTTCCCCTTATATAGGGTAcgacatagtggatgacagctaatagatcccccattttcggaatcactgtgcgttacaatcgctcatatatATACATTCAATCTCACACACTTTACTccttcgcaagatcatcacactttactcgtgaccatgctgacatcattaaatacGTCATCCTAATTATAACATGTGCGATAATCCTCGCTTAAGATAAatgacctttacttcgcatatataatgaatgtgcgatatttcactcctacatttttcctcttctcatttcgttctCTTTATAAAGTGAGCAATATGAAGAATTTTCATCTAATAATATCGCACATGCTTAACTTTTCATATTCTGATCTGCCGACATATTTCCAGAATTTGAGCTTTCCTTAACTACGCGTTTCCTTTCATCCTCTCGTTACCTGACACGTCCTTACAACCGTCTATTCCTTTCCATTCattcttcgcattaatgagaTAAAATCTCGAAAAATGAGAGTAAATTTTCTTATATaaattctttcatcttcttctttcttttccccTGCTTATGTATTTCAACTGTAATTTACGTATGTGATCGGATTAAGATACACACATTTTTTTTTACTGTGATTTTATTCATCTATCTTTTGGCATGGTCTCTAAAGTCTGCGATGCTCCTATTttggatgatccatctctttGCGGAGCTTCTTCTGCTGTAGACCCAAGTTTCCAATATGCGATTGGTTCTTTGGTAATATCTAAAACTTCTTTTTAATCTTCTTCTCCAACTCGTAACATCTTTTATATGCAGTTTCTTCGGATTATCAAAGGAAACTTCTCAACTTGGGAAAAGAAAATGCCAAACTTAAGGTTGAAAATTCTACCAACGTTGAATTACTTTGCAAGGCTCGagaaagaaatgaagaaattATTGGTATGTAATCTTTAGTTTCTTGTTTTACGTGATAATTAGCATTCTTCATTTCTTTATATTTGCAGATATTTATAACCTTTACTATGAGGCATCTAACTTTTCTGATGAGGAAACCCTTTTAGAACATCTTAACtcttctttaaacaattatcCAACCAAAGGATTTGAGAACCTCACCCTGGAAGAATAAAGATTGAAGTATACTGCTCTTAGAATGGATCATAGACCCTTACTAACTACACTTAATAACTTCAAACATTGTCTTCATGAAAATAAGGAGACAATTCAACttttggaagaaaagaagaataaactcATTACTGAAAAAGATGAAGTCGCTCTCAAGGGTGCGAAAGCATTATAAAAATTCCAAGAAACCATCCTTAAAGTTCAAAATGAACGTGATTTAGCTTTGAGCGAAAAAAACGCACTCATTGATGAAAGAAATTTAATCCGTTCTCgaattctcatagaaagcgaagATGAATCTAGTTAGGCTGCTAGAGTTTTGAATGATGCTAGAGAAAATTTAGCGGTAAATATGAGCCTTCAGTCTGAACATTCTGTGCTGGTTAAGGACATTATTCCCAATCACGAAGGTCACTTGCCTTTTTCTTCCATATTTGTCATTTCTTGAAGATGACATCTCTTTTAAGTCTAACCATCTTGTTTATACTTCGCAGATAAAGAGAAGAATTATCTGGCGAGGATTGAAGAGTTAAAAACACAGCTTGCTGCTAAAGAAAAGATTCGTCTTGAAGAAGCCGAGAAATTATCAATGGAATTATATGCTCGCAACTCCAAGTACCAGCAATTAAAGAAGAATTATGTCCTCACTGTTTCAAATAATGGTAAGGATGCCATTCGCGCTCGTGATGCAGCAGTTAAGAGAGTCTGTGTTGATAATGGGATTCCTCTCTCTAAATATAAATTCGCAGATGTTCCTCCCAGTGAAGTTGTTCCTCATATTATTGATAGTGAACCGgaatatgaagatgatgaagagtaTGAAGAAGAAAGTAACTCTGAGGCCGAACATAAtgataattaattatttttctcTGATGTAAATTATTTTTCTGCCTCTTGTATATTTTCACTTCTTCtggaatttcttctttaatatgtaCCTCTAAAGTGTTAACTTTTGTTACTTAGTTATGATCTCCCTTTAACTCATATTGGCATTCACCAACATTAAATTTCTATCTTTTTCGCACATGCATAAGACTGTCAAATGGGGCAAATAGCACTCTTTTTATATTTGCATTCTCATTCTTGCCTCTGCTAGTTGTCACAGATTGATAGGTTCATGAGTATAATATCATGCGAAAAATTTCGCAGTTAACTTATTTCTACCAAATcctgcaaaacaaaagtaacTTATTTCTTCGcgagtcttatttttccttcctaattaaaggtcttaccTTGCCTAAAATTTTCTTTGTTCTTAAAagacgaaatcgcaggaagtctttaTATGGTATTATATTGACCCATTGACCtcgccttatctttttcttgtattattgcctcttcaggtttatcttgtgcgtaaatatgacaagccttaatactcccatgagtaaaaagcTTCATGAAATTTACGtgttttgacacaattcagctccctaatggagggtgccgtccttatattccccctggttgcctcttcaaggaatcttacctctACCGCGTTAAGGTTGGCTCCTGCCATCCGGTAATACAGCAACCAGTTGATtccgcagcctcttatccctccaccgataaggtttatggttacgagaccgcaccctaagtggggtttcttcggaccgagtgaaTCATAGTcgggacttgtcaagaatggaaaagtagGCTCCAACGCCCCCAACATTCTTGACTCaatcgtgtacctcggcgccctgatcgagtttctgcactccttaggagagactttctTACTTTAGTCTCTCAATTGAAGGCAATAACCATAGACTGAAATTTTAAGgcacctctcctggatgggctttttcgttttttctcaccccaaatctccataactcaagttccagggtcgatgtagctttcccttgagttATGCTTATCAGGTTTCCCCAAATATGACGTGCGATATgtcttactttttgcctcttgcgtttatgcgaactagggtgcacgccacagttGGATACCTCTCTTTTGTTGTTATATATTTTGTTGCCTTATACTAAGGTCTTACTTTAAGGTCTTTCATTTGCCTTTCTTGATATAATATCATCTtatgaaaatagaaaattttcattccgTTCTTTTTTGTGAGTTATATAACTCTAATACATAGAATTCTTACTGATTTCTCATACATGAAGAAAGATATTCATATTACTCTTCTGCTCCCGCCATCTTTTGTATTTATTTAAGTTCATTGATGCTTATTAGAACATTATTTCACATCATATCTTCAATTTCCCATGTGCGAGTATCGTCGCACATAGTACTTTTCTTCTGAGAACACAACTTTTGCCTCTACATTCACTCTCCTTATTTAAAAGTAAGTTCGGTGACTCGTTTGGTGTTATTATTTGCAGAAGATTCTGCTTCAATACCCTTCTTGTCTATCTTCCCAGATTTAGATACTACATACACCATTAATCTTTCACCCTTTTGGCTATCTTAGCATGATGCTCCAGTTTCTTCGTTTGTATTCTCGCTCTTCGCACTTATCAATATCAATTTCCTGACAACTTCTTCCTTCATTTGTATCTCCTCTTATTATACCTAGACCTTGACGTaaaggaaattgttagagcatagctcggtcgacctcgcatgcgttgttatctcaagcatgtttgtcaatattagtgatcaaaactacgagtcttgatttctagcctacatagataagtctcggactaggatagaaaagtgtagttgagctcaaggacttcatggcgattcatcatacaacgacgaagatctatacaaggaaccgtggaacttcatcaacaaaaaggtacgtggagacttgaacttatctatcactcaaaagtctatctcttctatctcctacttcttatgagacaaaaagtcgtatgctatatagagtaGATCATTCACagttgacatttcgagctgagcattcattgcttatctttttcttaaaatcgtgtgttggtaaagcgtttcgctttgatcaggtttatcttcacctagtgacgaaagtcatgaaaagtttcaattactttgagaattgctctgacgtgaatcggtctgtgaataacggctacatagcgtcctctgagaatgtctcaatgattgaaatgagagtttagattacataacaatgtattccttgaaccgaagttttcgaactttgttgatcaagag
The genomic region above belongs to Papaver somniferum cultivar HN1 unplaced genomic scaffold, ASM357369v1 unplaced-scaffold_7, whole genome shotgun sequence and contains:
- the LOC113343892 gene encoding leucoanthocyanidin dioxygenase-like, which translates into the protein MDFQRIGHAIPQSSLDDMYNVSKQFFDLPLEEKQRYASSKDDAFSDLHGIGCDSIIANIDDDQFFDWYNARSLSEVILKAMSKSLGLEENDLVHQLGDRQIVHTQINFYRACSRPDLVYSIRPVVAGYPSTTPLMKSNINSISSDYQRKLLNLGKENAKLKVENSTNVELLCKARERNEEIIDKEKNYLARIEELKTQLAAKEKIRLEEAEKLSMELYARNSKYQQLKKNYVLTVSNNGKDAIRARDAAVKRVCVDNGIPLSKYKFADVPPSEVVPHIIDSEPEYEDDEEYEEESNSEAEHNDN